In one Pseudomonas tensinigenes genomic region, the following are encoded:
- a CDS encoding class I SAM-dependent methyltransferase, with product MNPEALATLHAHLLPALAAAPSETRRLFHGRGRCWAGLEQLTVDWLQGVVLVSLFKEPVPDQLDDLKTLLLELTVSAEWKQSGAHTLLIQHRYLPQSTAEWLLGDEIDEMTIVEGGLQYRVDLGRKQNAGLFLDMRYGRNWVREQANGKRVLNLFAYTCGFSVAAIEGGANHVVNLDMSRAALSRGRDNHRLNGHDLSKVSFLGHDLFKSWGKVINSGPYDLVIIDPPSFQKGSFLLTKDYQRVLRRLPELLTAQGTVLACMNDPAFGSDFLIDGVTQEAPSLRFVERLENPPEFPDIDPESGLKALIFHRTP from the coding sequence ATGAACCCTGAAGCCCTCGCCACCCTCCACGCCCATCTGCTGCCAGCCCTTGCGGCCGCACCGAGCGAAACCCGTCGCCTGTTCCACGGACGCGGACGCTGCTGGGCCGGACTGGAGCAGTTGACCGTGGACTGGCTGCAAGGCGTGGTGCTGGTGTCGCTGTTCAAGGAGCCGGTGCCTGATCAACTGGACGATCTCAAGACGTTGCTGCTGGAACTCACGGTTTCCGCCGAATGGAAACAATCTGGCGCACACACCTTGCTGATCCAGCATCGCTACTTGCCACAGAGCACCGCCGAATGGCTGCTGGGTGATGAAATCGACGAAATGACCATCGTTGAAGGCGGCTTGCAGTACCGCGTCGACCTGGGACGCAAACAGAACGCCGGGCTATTTCTCGACATGCGTTACGGGCGCAACTGGGTGCGCGAACAGGCCAACGGCAAACGCGTACTCAATCTGTTTGCCTACACCTGCGGTTTTTCCGTAGCGGCTATCGAGGGTGGCGCCAACCATGTGGTCAACCTGGACATGTCCCGCGCCGCGCTGAGCCGGGGCCGCGACAATCATCGCTTGAACGGCCATGACCTGAGCAAAGTCAGTTTCCTCGGCCACGACCTGTTCAAGTCCTGGGGCAAGGTGATCAACAGCGGCCCGTATGACCTGGTGATCATCGATCCGCCGTCGTTCCAGAAAGGCAGTTTCCTGCTGACCAAGGATTACCAGCGCGTGCTGCGTCGTTTGCCGGAATTGCTTACCGCGCAGGGCACGGTACTGGCGTGCATGAACGATCCGGCGTTTGGTTCGGACTTTCTGATTGATGGCGTGACCCAGGAAGCGCCGAGTCTGCGCTTTGTAGAGCGGCTGGAGAACCCGCCGGAGTTTCCGGACATTGATCCTGAAAGCGGCCTCAAGGCCCTGATCTTCCACCGCACTCCCTGA
- a CDS encoding aldo/keto reductase: MSLKDKLPGQLGFGTAPLGNMFRAIPEDEAQATVHAAWDAGVRYFDTAPFYGSGLSEIRLGEALKQYKRDDYVLSSKVGRVILDEVEDAAARDLGEKSGVFEHGRPNKIVNDYSADATLRSIEDSLKRLQTDRLDIVWVHDIAQDFYGDQWLEYFNQARTGAFKVLTRLREEGVIKGWGLGVNKVEPCELTLDLSEAQPDGFLLAGRYTLLDHERPLQRLMDSALAQNVEIVVGGPYSSGILAGGSHFEYQQASPEIIAKVEQIKRIAAAYNVDIKAAALQFSLANPAVAAVIPGASKPGRIAEDVAALSAIIPAGFWQAMRDAQLVSERAPLPIDEVKA; this comes from the coding sequence ATGAGCTTGAAAGACAAACTGCCCGGCCAGCTGGGCTTCGGCACTGCACCACTGGGCAACATGTTCCGCGCCATCCCCGAAGACGAAGCGCAAGCCACCGTGCATGCCGCGTGGGATGCCGGCGTGCGTTACTTCGATACCGCGCCGTTCTACGGCTCCGGTCTGTCGGAGATCCGCCTCGGCGAAGCCCTAAAGCAATACAAGCGCGACGACTACGTGCTGAGCAGCAAGGTCGGCCGGGTGATTCTCGATGAAGTCGAAGACGCCGCCGCCCGCGATCTCGGCGAAAAAAGTGGTGTATTCGAACACGGTCGCCCGAACAAGATCGTCAATGACTACAGCGCCGATGCAACCCTGCGCTCCATTGAGGACAGCCTCAAACGCCTGCAAACCGATCGCCTCGACATCGTCTGGGTGCACGACATCGCTCAAGACTTCTATGGCGATCAATGGCTGGAGTACTTCAACCAGGCCCGCACCGGCGCGTTCAAAGTCCTCACCCGGTTGCGCGAAGAAGGCGTGATCAAAGGCTGGGGTCTGGGCGTGAACAAAGTCGAGCCGTGCGAACTGACCCTCGACCTCAGCGAAGCGCAGCCGGATGGTTTCCTATTGGCCGGTCGCTACACGCTGCTCGATCACGAACGCCCGCTGCAACGCTTGATGGATTCGGCGCTGGCGCAGAACGTTGAGATCGTCGTCGGTGGCCCTTATAGCTCAGGAATTCTGGCCGGTGGCTCGCACTTCGAATACCAGCAGGCCAGCCCTGAGATCATCGCCAAGGTCGAGCAGATCAAACGCATTGCCGCCGCCTACAACGTTGATATCAAAGCCGCCGCATTGCAGTTCTCGCTGGCCAATCCAGCGGTCGCTGCGGTGATTCCCGGCGCGAGCAAACCCGGTCGAATCGCTGAAGATGTCGCGGCGTTATCCGCGATCATTCCTGCCGGTTTCTGGCAAGCCATGCGCGACGCCCAACTGGTTTCCGAACGTGCACCATTGCCAATCGATGAGGTGAAAGCATGA
- a CDS encoding HAD family hydrolase, which produces MPAHDTLFNRAFGAFLFDMDGTVLNSIAAAERIWSAWAVRHGVDVETFLPTIHGARAIDTINRLNLPGVDAEAQAAVITEAEIADVEGIVEIPGAAKFLNSLPADRWAMVTSAPRDLALRRMAAAGIPEPALMITAEDVKAGKPDPAGYLLAAKRLGLEARDCLIFEDATVGIQAAEAAGAALMIITTTHQHPLETAHATLASYADIRVEVDNAGQLHLQKN; this is translated from the coding sequence TTGCCTGCTCACGACACTCTTTTCAATCGCGCATTTGGCGCGTTTCTGTTCGACATGGACGGCACCGTCCTCAATTCCATCGCCGCTGCCGAGCGGATCTGGTCAGCCTGGGCCGTGCGCCATGGCGTCGACGTGGAAACCTTTTTGCCGACCATTCATGGCGCGCGTGCTATCGACACGATCAATCGCCTGAACCTGCCGGGCGTAGATGCCGAGGCGCAAGCGGCGGTCATCACCGAGGCGGAAATCGCAGACGTCGAAGGCATTGTCGAGATTCCCGGCGCGGCGAAGTTTCTCAACAGCCTGCCCGCTGATCGCTGGGCGATGGTGACCTCGGCGCCACGGGATCTGGCTTTGCGGCGGATGGCGGCGGCGGGGATTCCAGAGCCTGCGCTGATGATCACTGCTGAAGATGTGAAGGCCGGCAAACCTGATCCGGCCGGCTATTTACTGGCTGCGAAACGTCTTGGCCTGGAAGCGCGTGATTGCCTGATCTTCGAAGACGCCACCGTCGGCATTCAGGCTGCCGAAGCGGCTGGCGCGGCGTTGATGATCATCACCACGACGCATCAGCATCCGCTGGAAACGGCCCATGCGACGCTGGCCAGTTATGCTGACATCCGCGTCGAAGTCGACAACGCCGGCCAACTCCACCTGCAAAAAAACTGA
- a CDS encoding LysR substrate-binding domain-containing protein, translating to MIDIRQLRYFVVVAEEEHVGRAAERLHISQSPLSRQIAQLEERLGLTLFERSQQRIRLTRDGQTFLAETRALLTHANRLESLGKRLGRGEEGGLCIGYIENAMHAGVLPNALRVLRADRPNVHVALYNLSSAEQLEGLRQRSLDIALVSEPPTDDDPDLLSFQVLDDPMLLALPEHHPLAQQAALSAEDLAEQEWIGVQPRQDANDEFASACIRAGFTPDVRMQATEPFTALGLVASGLGIAMIQKGLSHNAPSGVVLRELPWLTLTTPLWAAWHRINLRPLVETFRKVLTDREIAAD from the coding sequence ATGATCGATATCCGCCAATTGCGCTACTTCGTTGTAGTCGCCGAGGAAGAACACGTCGGCCGCGCCGCCGAACGGCTGCATATTTCCCAGTCGCCACTGAGCCGGCAGATCGCCCAGCTCGAAGAACGCCTGGGCCTGACGCTGTTCGAGCGCAGTCAGCAACGCATTCGCCTGACCCGCGACGGCCAGACTTTTCTTGCCGAAACCCGCGCCCTGCTGACCCACGCCAATCGCCTGGAATCCCTCGGCAAACGCCTGGGCCGTGGCGAAGAAGGTGGCTTGTGCATCGGCTATATCGAGAACGCCATGCACGCCGGCGTGCTGCCCAATGCCTTGCGCGTGTTGCGCGCGGATCGGCCGAATGTGCATGTCGCGTTGTACAACCTCAGTTCCGCCGAGCAATTGGAAGGCCTGCGACAGCGTAGTCTCGATATTGCCTTGGTGAGTGAGCCGCCGACCGATGACGATCCGGATCTGTTGAGTTTCCAGGTGCTGGATGATCCGATGCTGCTGGCGTTGCCGGAGCATCATCCTTTAGCGCAGCAAGCGGCATTGAGTGCCGAGGATCTGGCCGAGCAGGAATGGATCGGCGTGCAGCCGCGTCAGGATGCCAACGATGAGTTTGCCAGCGCGTGCATCCGCGCCGGCTTCACCCCGGATGTGCGCATGCAGGCGACCGAGCCTTTTACCGCGCTGGGCTTGGTAGCGTCGGGGCTGGGGATTGCGATGATCCAGAAAGGCTTGAGCCATAACGCCCCGTCGGGTGTGGTGTTGCGTGAACTGCCGTGGCTGACGCTGACTACGCCATTGTGGGCGGCGTGGCACCGGATCAATTTGCGGCCATTGGTGGAAACGTTCCGCAAAGTCCTGACTGACCGTGAGATAGCCGCTGACTGA
- a CDS encoding response regulator transcription factor, with protein sequence MTRILTIEDDAVTAREIVAELSSHGLDVDWVDNGREGLDRAVSGNYDLITLDRMLPELDGLAIVTTLRTMGVATPILMISALSDVDERVRGLRAGGDDYLTKPFATDEMAARVEVLLRRQNSGATQATTLQVADLELDLISHEARRAEQVLTLLPTEYKLLEFLMRNSGQILSRMMIFEEVWGYHFDPGTNLIDVHIGRLRKKIDAAGNVPLIRTVRGSGYVIAEPV encoded by the coding sequence ATGACTCGTATCTTGACCATCGAAGACGACGCCGTGACCGCCCGGGAAATCGTCGCCGAACTGAGCAGCCACGGACTCGACGTCGACTGGGTCGACAATGGCCGTGAAGGCCTCGACCGGGCCGTGAGCGGCAACTACGACCTGATTACCCTCGACCGCATGCTGCCCGAACTCGATGGCCTGGCCATCGTCACCACCCTACGCACCATGGGCGTGGCCACGCCGATTCTGATGATCAGCGCCCTCTCCGATGTCGACGAGCGCGTACGCGGCTTGCGCGCTGGCGGTGATGATTACCTGACCAAACCGTTCGCCACCGATGAGATGGCCGCGCGAGTCGAAGTGTTGCTGCGTCGGCAAAACAGCGGCGCCACTCAGGCGACGACGCTGCAAGTGGCGGACCTTGAACTGGACTTGATCAGCCACGAAGCGCGCCGTGCCGAACAAGTGCTGACGCTGTTGCCGACCGAGTACAAACTGCTCGAATTCCTCATGCGCAACAGCGGTCAGATCCTCTCGCGGATGATGATTTTCGAAGAGGTCTGGGGTTATCACTTCGACCCTGGCACCAACCTGATCGACGTGCACATCGGCCGTCTGCGCAAGAAGATCGACGCGGCCGGCAATGTGCCGCTGATCCGCACCGTACGGGGCTCGGGTTATGTCATTGCCGAACCCGTCTGA
- a CDS encoding response regulator, with translation MCPTPTASAHLPDGLILVVEDDPLILEFLCEILQEEGFKVEPQTSADAASLYLEKNAPNVALLLTDITMPGTLNGADLANLVGDRWPDKPVMVMSGYETPETSGVKHPVAFIKKPWAIGQLLDCVDSAFKSKAPRLH, from the coding sequence ATGTGCCCAACACCGACGGCGAGCGCGCACCTTCCTGACGGATTGATTCTGGTGGTTGAGGATGATCCGTTGATTCTGGAGTTTCTCTGCGAAATTCTTCAGGAGGAAGGTTTCAAGGTCGAGCCGCAGACCAGTGCCGACGCCGCATCACTTTACCTTGAGAAAAATGCTCCGAACGTGGCGTTGCTACTGACCGACATCACCATGCCCGGCACCCTCAATGGCGCTGATCTGGCCAATCTGGTCGGCGACCGCTGGCCGGACAAACCGGTAATGGTCATGTCCGGCTATGAAACGCCCGAGACTTCCGGGGTCAAGCATCCAGTGGCGTTCATCAAAAAGCCCTGGGCCATCGGCCAGTTGCTCGACTGCGTCGACAGTGCTTTCAAGTCCAAGGCACCGCGTCTGCACTGA
- a CDS encoding sensor histidine kinase produces MSLPNPSDGWRSSSSRLLALYSSLFVAWSAILMGVMYYEVSGYLDNLAKHSLMQRQHLFSHFRGEQLEDALAASMTFDIRGIDAYGLFDANGVYLGGALQQIPEGLPLDGKIHMLAECADSDDPTLPNDSCDAVATQTRDGRWLVLLRDNGSLFAVTRIILHALFWGVSLTILPGIAGWHLLRRRPLRRIRAIQDSAQAIVAGDLTHRLPLSNRRDELDMLAAIVNAMLERIERLMNEVKGVCDNIAHDLRTPLTRLRAQLYRMQQQAGEGSQEAAQLDLVLAEADTLMARFRGLLRISELEDRQRRSGFVELDPVQLLEELHEFYLPLAEEGELRFDLNMPETLPALNGDRALLFEALANLLSNSIKFTPVGGTVMLRGVNAGGQTRIEVHDSGPGIPETEREAVFQRFYRAEGGQPQGGFGLGLSIVAAIVSLHGFSLEVGSSDLGGAKLVLDCRQSLIENS; encoded by the coding sequence ATGTCATTGCCGAACCCGTCTGACGGCTGGCGTTCCTCCAGCAGCCGCTTGCTGGCGCTGTACAGTTCGCTGTTCGTGGCGTGGAGCGCGATCCTTATGGGGGTCATGTATTACGAGGTCTCCGGCTACCTCGACAACCTCGCCAAACATTCGCTGATGCAACGTCAGCACCTGTTTTCGCACTTTCGCGGCGAACAACTGGAAGACGCCCTCGCCGCCAGCATGACCTTCGACATTCGCGGCATCGACGCCTATGGCCTGTTCGACGCCAACGGCGTTTACCTTGGCGGTGCGCTCCAGCAGATCCCCGAAGGCCTGCCGCTGGACGGCAAGATCCACATGCTTGCCGAATGCGCCGACTCCGATGATCCGACCCTGCCCAATGACAGCTGCGACGCGGTCGCCACGCAAACCCGCGATGGCCGCTGGCTGGTGTTGCTGCGCGACAACGGCTCGCTGTTTGCGGTGACGCGGATCATTTTGCATGCGTTGTTCTGGGGCGTGTCGCTGACAATTCTGCCGGGCATTGCCGGCTGGCATTTGCTGCGCCGTCGGCCATTGCGGCGGATTCGGGCGATTCAGGACAGCGCTCAGGCGATTGTTGCCGGCGACCTGACCCACCGTTTGCCGCTGTCCAATCGCCGCGATGAACTGGACATGCTCGCCGCCATCGTCAACGCCATGCTGGAGCGCATCGAGCGTTTGATGAATGAAGTCAAAGGCGTCTGCGACAACATCGCCCATGATTTGCGCACGCCGCTGACGCGCCTGCGCGCGCAGTTGTATCGCATGCAGCAACAGGCCGGCGAAGGTTCGCAGGAAGCGGCGCAACTGGATCTGGTGCTCGCAGAAGCCGATACGCTGATGGCGCGCTTTCGCGGCTTGCTGCGGATTTCCGAACTGGAAGACCGCCAGCGCCGTTCTGGGTTTGTCGAACTTGATCCGGTGCAATTGCTGGAAGAACTGCATGAGTTTTATCTGCCACTGGCCGAGGAAGGCGAGCTGCGTTTCGACTTGAACATGCCGGAAACATTACCGGCGCTGAACGGTGATCGGGCATTGCTGTTCGAGGCATTGGCGAATCTGCTCAGCAACTCGATCAAGTTCACCCCGGTCGGCGGCACGGTGATGTTGCGTGGGGTGAACGCGGGTGGGCAGACGCGGATTGAAGTGCACGACTCAGGGCCGGGGATTCCCGAGACTGAGCGTGAGGCGGTGTTTCAGCGTTTCTACCGCGCCGAGGGTGGGCAGCCGCAGGGTGGCTTTGGTTTGGGGCTGTCGATTGTCGCGGCGATTGTCAGCTTGCATGGCTTCAGTCTTGAAGTCGGCAGCAGTGATCTGGGTGGGGCGAAACTGGTGCTCGATTGCCGGCAGAGCCTGATCGAAAACTCCTGA
- a CDS encoding SRPBCC family protein, whose amino-acid sequence MPTASATIDIPASADQVWQLIGGFNTLPDWLPFIPNSELSDGGRVRTLQTADGGVVVERLQAFDNAAKTYSYSIEQAPFPATDYLATIKVEAQGQGARVTWSGRFNAKGVSDEEVVALFSGIYQGGLEALRANYPA is encoded by the coding sequence ATGCCAACAGCATCCGCAACCATCGACATCCCGGCCTCGGCCGATCAGGTCTGGCAATTGATCGGCGGCTTCAACACGCTGCCCGATTGGCTGCCCTTTATTCCCAACAGTGAGCTGAGCGACGGCGGCCGCGTGCGCACCTTGCAAACCGCTGACGGCGGCGTGGTGGTCGAGCGTCTGCAAGCGTTCGATAACGCGGCGAAGACTTACAGCTATTCGATTGAACAGGCACCGTTCCCGGCGACTGATTATCTGGCGACGATCAAGGTCGAAGCCCAGGGGCAGGGCGCGCGGGTGACTTGGTCGGGGCGTTTCAACGCCAAAGGCGTGAGCGATGAGGAAGTGGTGGCGCTGTTCAGCGGCATCTACCAGGGTGGCCTCGAAGCACTCCGAGCCAATTACCCCGCTTAA
- a CDS encoding methyltransferase family protein, with the protein MKMSAQMTVVAVLATLAWLGLAVWGIGGVAMFFSHGSLVIVALATVAMVIASLFSEVNLSSGEREDRANRWVIPAFGVIGLVSGFLPAYCDRVNFWTFGGEGVRWLGALLFIIGGALRLWPVFVLGRRFSGLVAIQPGHRLVTDGIYQHLRNPSYLGLVINAVGWALAFRSVVGLMLAALTLIPLIARIHSEEALLRAQFGAEYDAYCARSWRLLPGVY; encoded by the coding sequence ATGAAAATGTCTGCGCAAATGACCGTCGTCGCGGTACTCGCCACCCTCGCCTGGCTGGGTCTGGCGGTGTGGGGCATTGGCGGGGTGGCGATGTTCTTTTCCCATGGCTCGCTGGTGATCGTCGCACTGGCGACGGTGGCGATGGTGATTGCTTCACTGTTCAGTGAGGTCAACCTCAGCTCTGGCGAACGTGAAGATCGCGCCAATCGCTGGGTGATTCCGGCGTTCGGTGTGATCGGGCTGGTCAGTGGTTTTCTGCCGGCCTACTGCGACCGGGTGAATTTCTGGACCTTTGGCGGCGAAGGCGTGCGCTGGCTCGGCGCTTTGCTGTTTATCATCGGCGGCGCGCTGCGACTGTGGCCGGTGTTTGTGTTGGGGCGGCGATTCAGTGGGTTGGTGGCGATTCAGCCGGGGCATCGTTTGGTGACGGATGGCATCTATCAGCACCTGCGCAACCCGAGTTATCTGGGGCTGGTGATCAATGCTGTGGGCTGGGCATTGGCGTTTCGCTCGGTGGTCGGACTGATGCTGGCGGCGCTGACATTGATCCCGTTGATTGCCCGGATTCATTCGGAGGAAGCGCTGCTGCGTGCGCAGTTTGGGGCGGAGTATGACGCTTACTGTGCGCGGAGTTGGCGTTTGCTGCCCGGCGTTTATTGA
- a CDS encoding SDR family NAD(P)-dependent oxidoreductase, with amino-acid sequence MKIDLSGKLAIVSGSTAGIGLGISQSLAESGATVVVIGRDTAKVEQALASIREKVPGAQLRGLTADLGTAEGAQKLFAAEPRADILVNNLGIFNDVDFFDAPDSEWTRFYEVNVISGVRLARHYVPAMVEQGWGRVIFLSSESGVATPADMINYGVTKSANLAVSHGLAKRLAGTGVTVNAILPGPTFTDGLEDMLKDAAAESGRNLRDEADAFVRKARPTSIIQRVADVEEVAHLVTYIASPLSSATTGAALRVDGGVVDSLTI; translated from the coding sequence ATGAAGATTGATCTGAGTGGAAAACTGGCCATCGTCAGCGGCAGCACCGCCGGCATTGGACTGGGCATCAGCCAGTCGCTGGCCGAGTCTGGCGCCACGGTGGTGGTGATCGGTCGCGACACTGCCAAGGTCGAGCAGGCGCTGGCGAGCATTCGCGAGAAGGTGCCGGGCGCGCAGTTGCGTGGTTTGACGGCGGATCTGGGCACCGCCGAAGGCGCGCAAAAGCTGTTCGCTGCTGAGCCGCGTGCGGACATTCTGGTGAACAACCTCGGCATCTTTAATGATGTGGATTTCTTCGATGCGCCGGACAGCGAGTGGACGCGTTTCTATGAGGTCAACGTGATTTCCGGCGTGCGCCTGGCGCGGCATTACGTGCCGGCGATGGTCGAGCAGGGCTGGGGCCGGGTGATCTTCCTGTCCTCGGAATCCGGCGTCGCCACGCCAGCGGACATGATCAATTACGGCGTGACCAAAAGCGCCAATCTGGCGGTGTCCCACGGCTTGGCCAAACGTCTGGCTGGCACCGGGGTGACGGTCAATGCGATCCTGCCGGGGCCGACCTTCACCGATGGCCTCGAAGACATGCTCAAGGATGCCGCCGCTGAATCCGGGCGCAACCTGCGCGACGAAGCCGACGCCTTTGTACGCAAGGCCCGCCCGACTTCGATCATCCAGCGCGTAGCGGATGTTGAAGAGGTCGCGCACCTGGTCACCTACATTGCTTCGCCGCTGTCGTCGGCCACCACCGGCGCCGCGTTGCGCGTCGATGGCGGCGTGGTCGACAGCCTGACTATCTGA